A portion of the Celeribacter baekdonensis genome contains these proteins:
- a CDS encoding MFS transporter: MAKTFLRALTLSRGPMLALGAVGVIWGTFAAMVPVIKAQAQASDAAFGTALLGSAAGGMVAMYIAPKLSEALGRFVLLFLAVLSVLVLQLPVFVTSTGRLLPVMAAMGIAVASLDINANLRVSQLEDRHGLHLMNLNHAMFSLCFGAAAVLVAALRHSGWSIAQILPLMGGGVLVLGALSFEGRDPVVPDTDEEATPAMPGLPWRPILLVAVMLFVSFMGENAIESWSALFLERELGGEAGQGGFGPSMLGFTMAGFRLLGHLGTQRLGEARVVFWSGVLGVVGALVLSQAQTQPIALFGIAVTAIGMAVIVPTATSLLGKRVSRRHRNVAISRAWMLGFVGFFVGPSTIGFVSDHFGLRVAFLCVTGMLALIIPAVLALTRVQN, encoded by the coding sequence ATGGCAAAAACCTTTTTGCGTGCGCTGACACTTTCGCGTGGACCCATGTTGGCCTTGGGCGCGGTTGGCGTCATCTGGGGGACCTTCGCCGCGATGGTTCCCGTCATTAAAGCTCAGGCACAGGCCAGTGATGCCGCATTCGGCACTGCGCTATTGGGCTCCGCTGCGGGGGGAATGGTGGCGATGTATATCGCACCGAAACTCTCTGAGGCGCTCGGACGTTTCGTCCTGCTTTTTCTCGCCGTGCTGTCGGTTCTGGTGCTACAATTACCCGTCTTCGTGACATCCACAGGCCGGTTGTTGCCCGTGATGGCCGCAATGGGCATCGCTGTTGCCAGCCTCGATATCAATGCCAATCTGCGGGTGTCACAACTCGAGGACCGTCATGGCCTGCACCTTATGAACCTCAATCATGCAATGTTTTCCCTGTGTTTTGGAGCGGCAGCCGTGTTGGTGGCGGCGCTGCGTCATTCTGGGTGGAGCATTGCACAGATTTTGCCGCTCATGGGCGGGGGCGTCTTGGTGTTGGGGGCCTTGTCCTTTGAGGGGCGCGACCCGGTGGTCCCGGACACGGATGAAGAGGCCACGCCTGCGATGCCGGGTTTGCCGTGGCGTCCGATCCTGTTGGTGGCGGTGATGTTGTTTGTGTCCTTCATGGGGGAAAACGCCATCGAATCCTGGTCGGCGCTGTTTCTTGAGCGTGAACTCGGCGGCGAGGCGGGGCAGGGCGGGTTTGGCCCCTCCATGCTTGGGTTTACCATGGCTGGGTTTCGCCTTTTGGGCCATCTTGGCACACAGCGTCTCGGAGAGGCGCGCGTGGTGTTTTGGTCCGGCGTCCTTGGGGTGGTTGGCGCGTTGGTCTTGTCTCAGGCCCAAACCCAACCGATTGCCCTCTTTGGGATTGCCGTCACTGCGATTGGCATGGCGGTAATCGTGCCAACCGCGACGTCCTTGTTGGGCAAACGTGTGTCGCGCCGACACCGCAATGTCGCCATTTCGCGTGCCTGGATGTTGGGTTTTGTCGGTTTTTTTGTCGGGCCTTCAACCATCGGCTTCGTGTCCGACCATTTCGGCCTGCGCGTGGCGTTTTTATGTGTCACAGGGATGCTCGCTTTGATCATCCCTGCGGTTCTTGCATTGACCCGTGTGCAGAACTGA